In the Desulfallas thermosapovorans DSM 6562 genome, GTTAAGTTATTATAATTCAATGGAAAATAAACTATTCCTTTCCGTACCAAACACAAATCAGAAACGTACTATTTTTAGGGACAAAAAAAAACCACCTGATGGCAGTTAATGCATAAAAAAAGAATTGGCCGTCAAGGCAATCAAATCTTTAAACGTAACCGGCGCCAGTTCCTGGACGGAGACCTGAACCACAAAATTGGGATCCAGCATTGCCACTATGGCGACCTTTTGCCCGGTTTGCTGGTCGGTGTAAAAACCAATTACACAAAACTGGGCCTCCTCCCCGGCTACTTTCCTGGTGACAATATCGCCTATTTTCATTAAATATGCCCCCTAAAGGAAGTAAACACCGCAGGATCAAGTTCCTTGCATCGGCATTTGGTACAATACCAAAGTAGCATTATATGCACTTATAATACAGCATATGCGCCGCTATCAACGGTTGTGCCATATGAAAAATTTCCCCCTCAGTACAATAATGGATGATGATGAAAATTATTACTTATTTATATGCATAACTTTCAAATGGCCGTGTGAAAATAAAAAAAGAATTTGGTTACATAATAAAACTATAAATACAAGGAGGGGTGTTAATCATGGACTTCAATTTTCGTCAAAACGTCAACACCGATTGGCCAACCTGGAAGAATTATTTAAAGAACGCTATGGAGTTTGCCGAGGAACTTGGCATTGCAAGGGAGAAAATTAATTCACTGGCTTACCAGGTGGGAGACCTGCTGGCTCAAAGCGTGCCCCCGTCTAACCCGGAACAGCAGGCCATCAAGGAGTTGTGGCAGGTAGCTGACCCCAACGAGCGACAAGTCCTGGCCCGTTTAATGACCAAAGTGGTCAGCCAGTAACCGTCACACAGCGGGCTACCCAATTTATGTAAAGCATAGCGCCCGGAGCCGGAGCGCTATGCTTTTAGCAGTGTAACTGTCAATTAATGATCTATAGACCGGAAATACTCCAGTACCATTT is a window encoding:
- a CDS encoding DUF3243 domain-containing protein is translated as MDFNFRQNVNTDWPTWKNYLKNAMEFAEELGIAREKINSLAYQVGDLLAQSVPPSNPEQQAIKELWQVADPNERQVLARLMTKVVSQ